A part of Roseofilum capinflatum BLCC-M114 genomic DNA contains:
- a CDS encoding DUF4079 domain-containing protein, producing MEIPESIKLWSQFFHPFLMWVLLALILYSMYLGFKIRETRSATGDAKKELIKGKFNARHHQLSSIILALMVMGTLGGMAVTYINNGKLFVGPHLIVGLTMTGVISISAALTPWMQKGNDLARYSHITLNTILVGLFAWQAFTGLEIVNRILEKMFS from the coding sequence ATGGAAATTCCAGAATCCATTAAACTATGGAGTCAGTTCTTCCATCCCTTTTTAATGTGGGTTTTATTAGCCCTGATCCTCTATAGCATGTATCTCGGTTTCAAGATTCGCGAAACCCGCAGCGCTACCGGTGACGCAAAAAAAGAATTAATCAAAGGAAAATTTAACGCCAGACACCATCAACTCAGTTCCATTATTCTCGCCCTCATGGTAATGGGAACCCTAGGCGGAATGGCGGTTACTTACATTAATAATGGTAAGCTCTTTGTCGGGCCCCATTTAATCGTCGGTTTAACCATGACTGGGGTAATTTCGATTTCGGCTGCCCTTACCCCTTGGATGCAAAAAGGCAATGATTTGGCTCGCTATAGCCACATTACCCTGAATACGATTTTAGTCGGTTTGTTTGCTTGGCAAGCCTTTACCGGTCTAGAAATTGTTAACCGGATTTTAGAGAAAATGTTCTCTTAA
- a CDS encoding urease accessory protein UreD has protein sequence MLDSTQSRLNVQSTQWQGKLSVQYRLSSGRTYPVVEEMVAPLKLQRPFYPLGSQNCQSVLLHTAGGMVGGDRLSVSLHLMPETSVFWTTPAATKVYRSGGEMAQTQVRIRIEPGARLTWFPLETILFDGARYQQEVEVELSPGAIWCCWEWTRLGRTALGEGFDRGHWRSRTQVTRQGMPLWIDSQGSLTQEGGLGADYGLGGYPVVGSLCWLGGAIGRSLLEDIRAVFPGSEKKFSVGVTRLPDGLLCRYRGNSTEEGKSLFMGVWRILCQAHGEENWLRPRVWPM, from the coding sequence ATGCTTGATTCTACACAATCAAGATTGAATGTTCAGTCTACTCAATGGCAGGGGAAGTTGTCGGTTCAGTATCGGTTGTCCTCTGGCCGAACTTATCCCGTGGTTGAGGAGATGGTTGCGCCTCTGAAGCTACAACGTCCATTTTACCCTCTGGGATCGCAAAACTGCCAGAGTGTTCTTTTGCATACGGCGGGGGGGATGGTGGGGGGCGATCGCCTTTCTGTGTCTTTGCATCTGATGCCGGAAACGTCTGTATTCTGGACGACTCCTGCGGCGACTAAGGTGTATCGCTCTGGGGGAGAGATGGCTCAAACTCAGGTACGGATAAGGATTGAGCCGGGGGCGAGGTTAACTTGGTTTCCTTTAGAGACGATTTTGTTTGATGGCGCTCGCTATCAACAAGAGGTCGAGGTGGAGTTGTCTCCTGGTGCGATTTGGTGTTGCTGGGAGTGGACAAGGTTGGGGCGCACTGCCCTAGGGGAGGGCTTCGATCGCGGACACTGGCGCTCTCGAACCCAGGTCACCCGGCAGGGAATGCCCCTCTGGATTGATTCCCAGGGGAGTTTGACCCAGGAGGGGGGTTTAGGAGCTGATTATGGTTTGGGAGGCTATCCGGTGGTGGGGTCGCTCTGTTGGTTGGGAGGGGCGATCGGGCGATCGCTCCTAGAAGACATCCGCGCTGTTTTTCCGGGTTCTGAAAAAAAGTTTTCCGTTGGCGTGACTCGACTGCCCGATGGCTTGCTCTGTCGCTATCGAGGAAATTCGACTGAAGAGGGAAAGTCTTTATTTATGGGGGTTTGGCGGATTTTGTGCCAAGCTCATGGAGAAGAGAATTGGTTGAGGCCTAGAGTTTGGCCAATGTAG
- a CDS encoding PAS domain S-box protein, which yields MAESEFIDLTMIPQPSLLSVAWNQTSVALGIIDQDTTLISLNYAYARLHQATVRDLVGKPLKSFFPWDLSQVNLKEILPKRDRQHYTWTLQHSPVQSVNVEIIPLSPPAKRWLIQLTPQSAPTEEAKDQRQIQKLAINLPGVIYQFRRSAEGKASFPYISPSCFQVFGFDGAMIQQDADLILDRVHPEDQPHFQDTIQQSADQLAPWKWEGRWLHPQKGMCWLQGASQPTLESDGSIIWDGLLMDISDRKQIEAQLQESEARYRIMTEKTRDLIARYSPQGICLYASPACESLLGYTPQELLGTHVEDLFHPQDLQSLQKAGQRLLDPTDIRTLTYRMAHKQGHYLWFETTIGRLYDPQTQELQELITVSRDITERQDTQAGFEKQAEKITKILESISDSLLTVDRNNHITYINLQAQRLLFPEHKKVLGQPLWDLLPEVWQKILKPECNQAIVEQKAQHLETFNSSLSGWLEVGIYPYTEGLSISIRDISERKQAEAALLERSQLSTLAAEVGKTLGQGGDLPALLDRCTQILIDQLGAIGARIWTFDAQTQMLELQALSGPITLTDPLQARIPLGISVIGFIATRQQAYCTNQTANDVCIGAPAWISDHHIQAFAGYPLIVEERLLGVLAVLGRHPFSEELYQMLAWISDAIALAIDRSWARTELISRREGLLFGLASQIRKSLDLNTILDTAVHEIRNLLQIDRCHFLWCILPGKETQIDHPPILTITHEAQERDLPTLLGEYSIAEIDELIEKFQSLEIFRIDDTRINSEEHPYHQELLAQFGITSQLLVPLQTHTGQLGAILCSQCHKSRVWTESEVDLLRAACDQLAIAIDQSELYTQTRAAAFHAQAQAQQLEQTLKKLKQTQAQLVQTEKMSGLGQMVAGIAHEINNPVNFINGNLLHTSNYIEDLLGLLDLYQQHYPEPDEEIAEEAEEIDIDFLREDLPKMLESMQVGADRISQIVLSLRNFSRLDEAEMKRVEIDEGIDNTLLILQHRLKAKGSFGGIEIIKNYGELPKVECHASQLNQVFMNIISNGIDALENRDDPRQITITTEMGKLDDWKVPHVVIRIQDNGQGMAEEVKRRLFDPFFTTKPVGKGTGLGMSISYQIVVEKHGGFIDCFSEPGKGTEFVIKIPIKPLGNKE from the coding sequence ATGGCAGAATCTGAATTTATCGACCTGACCATGATCCCCCAGCCTTCCCTACTCTCAGTAGCCTGGAATCAAACCTCAGTGGCCCTGGGCATTATTGACCAAGACACAACCTTAATTTCTCTTAATTATGCCTATGCCCGACTCCATCAGGCTACCGTCAGGGATTTAGTCGGTAAACCTCTCAAGAGCTTTTTTCCCTGGGATCTCAGCCAAGTCAATCTAAAAGAAATTCTCCCCAAACGCGATCGCCAACACTATACTTGGACACTCCAGCATTCTCCAGTCCAGTCAGTTAATGTCGAGATTATCCCCTTATCCCCACCTGCAAAACGCTGGCTGATTCAACTGACCCCTCAATCCGCCCCAACTGAGGAAGCAAAAGATCAACGCCAAATCCAAAAACTGGCCATCAATCTTCCTGGAGTTATCTATCAATTTCGCCGCTCTGCCGAAGGAAAAGCCAGCTTTCCCTACATCAGTCCCAGTTGTTTCCAGGTATTTGGATTTGATGGAGCCATGATTCAACAGGACGCAGATCTGATCTTAGACCGGGTACATCCAGAAGACCAACCCCATTTTCAAGACACCATTCAACAGTCAGCCGACCAACTCGCCCCTTGGAAGTGGGAAGGCAGATGGTTGCATCCTCAAAAAGGAATGTGCTGGCTACAAGGCGCTTCCCAACCCACCCTAGAGAGCGATGGCAGCATCATTTGGGATGGGCTACTTATGGATATTAGCGATCGCAAACAAATAGAAGCCCAGCTTCAAGAAAGCGAAGCTCGCTACCGGATCATGACCGAAAAAACGCGAGACTTAATCGCTCGTTATAGTCCCCAAGGGATTTGTTTGTATGCCTCCCCCGCTTGTGAAAGCTTACTCGGTTATACCCCCCAAGAGCTGCTCGGAACCCACGTCGAAGACTTATTCCATCCCCAAGATTTACAAAGCTTACAAAAAGCCGGTCAACGGCTTCTCGATCCCACCGATATTCGTACCCTAACCTATCGCATGGCCCATAAACAGGGTCATTATTTATGGTTTGAAACCACCATTGGTCGCTTATACGATCCCCAAACTCAGGAACTGCAAGAACTGATTACCGTTTCTCGCGATATTACCGAGCGCCAAGATACCCAAGCCGGCTTTGAAAAACAGGCCGAAAAAATCACGAAAATCTTAGAAAGTATCAGCGATTCCCTATTAACAGTCGATCGAAACAATCATATCACTTATATCAATCTCCAAGCTCAACGGCTTTTATTTCCAGAACATAAAAAAGTTTTAGGACAACCTTTATGGGATTTATTACCAGAAGTTTGGCAAAAAATATTAAAACCCGAATGTAACCAAGCGATAGTTGAGCAAAAAGCCCAGCATCTAGAAACTTTTAATTCCAGTTTGTCCGGGTGGTTAGAAGTAGGGATCTATCCCTACACAGAGGGATTATCGATTTCCATCCGCGATATTTCCGAGCGCAAACAAGCAGAAGCAGCTTTATTGGAGCGATCGCAACTGTCTACTTTAGCGGCTGAAGTAGGAAAAACCCTGGGACAAGGAGGAGATTTACCCGCCCTTCTAGATCGCTGCACCCAAATTTTAATTGACCAACTCGGAGCCATTGGCGCTAGAATTTGGACATTTGATGCCCAAACACAAATGTTAGAATTACAAGCCTTATCCGGGCCGATTACCCTCACCGATCCCCTACAGGCTAGAATTCCATTAGGCATTTCCGTGATTGGCTTTATCGCTACCCGCCAACAGGCTTACTGTACCAATCAGACTGCCAATGATGTCTGCATTGGCGCTCCAGCTTGGATTTCTGACCACCATATTCAAGCCTTTGCCGGATATCCCTTAATTGTGGAAGAGCGACTGCTGGGAGTATTAGCAGTCCTCGGCCGCCATCCCTTCAGCGAAGAACTCTATCAGATGTTAGCCTGGATTTCCGATGCGATCGCCCTGGCCATTGACCGTTCTTGGGCCAGAACCGAATTAATTAGTCGTCGAGAAGGCTTATTATTTGGGTTAGCCAGTCAAATTCGTAAATCCTTAGACCTCAATACCATTTTAGATACCGCCGTCCATGAAATTCGCAATCTTTTGCAAATCGATCGCTGTCATTTTCTCTGGTGTATTTTACCTGGAAAAGAGACTCAAATCGACCATCCACCAATTCTCACCATTACCCATGAAGCTCAAGAGCGAGATTTGCCCACCTTATTAGGAGAGTATTCCATTGCTGAAATAGATGAGTTGATAGAAAAATTTCAGTCTTTGGAAATTTTCCGCATCGATGATACCCGCATCAATAGCGAGGAACATCCCTATCATCAAGAGTTATTAGCTCAATTTGGTATTACCTCACAATTATTGGTTCCCCTGCAAACCCACACGGGTCAATTAGGGGCTATATTGTGTAGTCAATGTCACAAATCACGAGTCTGGACGGAGAGTGAGGTCGATCTGTTGCGAGCGGCCTGCGACCAACTGGCGATCGCCATTGACCAATCCGAACTCTATACCCAAACCCGTGCCGCAGCGTTTCATGCCCAAGCCCAAGCCCAACAATTAGAACAAACCCTGAAGAAACTCAAGCAAACTCAAGCCCAGTTAGTACAAACAGAAAAAATGTCGGGTTTAGGGCAAATGGTAGCAGGAATTGCCCATGAAATTAATAATCCCGTGAACTTTATTAATGGCAACTTGCTACACACCAGTAATTATATTGAAGACCTCTTAGGACTCTTAGACCTCTATCAGCAACACTATCCAGAACCCGATGAAGAAATTGCAGAGGAAGCCGAAGAAATTGATATCGATTTCCTTCGGGAAGATTTACCCAAAATGCTAGAGTCAATGCAAGTTGGAGCCGATCGCATTAGTCAAATTGTACTATCTCTGCGGAACTTCTCCCGGTTAGATGAAGCGGAAATGAAACGGGTTGAAATTGATGAAGGAATTGATAATACGTTGCTAATTTTGCAGCATCGCCTGAAAGCGAAAGGCTCATTTGGTGGCATTGAAATCATTAAAAACTATGGAGAGCTACCCAAGGTTGAATGTCATGCCAGTCAGCTCAACCAAGTGTTCATGAATATTATTAGTAATGGGATTGACGCTCTAGAAAATCGAGACGATCCAAGACAAATTACGATTACAACCGAAATGGGAAAACTCGATGATTGGAAGGTTCCCCATGTGGTTATTCGCATTCAAGACAATGGCCAGGGGATGGCAGAAGAGGTGAAACGCCGATTGTTTGATCCGTTTTTTACGACGAAACCCGTAGGTAAAGGAACTGGCTTAGGGATGTCTATTAGTTATCAGATTGTGGTGGAAAAACATGGAGGGTTCATTGATTGTTTTTCTGAACCCGGAAAAGGGACTGAATTCGTGATTAAAATTCCCATCAAGCCATTAGGGAATAAGGAATAG
- a CDS encoding urease subunit beta: protein MIPGELLVEPGEIELNGDRPTVTLFVANLGDRPIQVGSHFHFYEVNSALSFERDRALGMRLDIPAGTAVRFEPGDEREVTLVPFVGSRQVYGFQAQINGPLD, encoded by the coding sequence ATGATTCCTGGAGAACTGTTGGTTGAGCCTGGAGAAATTGAACTGAATGGCGATCGCCCCACGGTGACCCTTTTCGTAGCCAATTTGGGTGATCGACCGATTCAAGTCGGCTCCCATTTCCACTTTTATGAAGTCAATTCGGCTCTGAGCTTTGAGCGCGATCGGGCCCTAGGAATGCGCCTGGATATTCCCGCCGGAACCGCCGTCCGGTTCGAGCCAGGGGATGAACGAGAAGTCACCCTTGTCCCCTTTGTCGGCAGTCGCCAAGTCTACGGCTTCCAAGCTCAGATTAACGGCCCTTTAGACTAG
- the ureA gene encoding urease subunit gamma, which produces MQLTPQEKDKLLIFTAAMLAERRKEKGLKLNYPEAVAYISSAILEGAREGKTVAELMQLGTTLLSQEEVMDGIGELLAEVQVEATFPDGTKLVTVHNPIRS; this is translated from the coding sequence ATGCAACTCACCCCCCAAGAAAAAGATAAGTTATTGATTTTTACGGCTGCGATGTTGGCAGAAAGACGGAAAGAAAAAGGGCTGAAGCTGAATTATCCGGAAGCGGTGGCCTATATTTCATCAGCCATTCTGGAAGGAGCTAGGGAAGGAAAAACGGTGGCAGAATTGATGCAATTGGGGACAACCCTGTTAAGCCAAGAAGAGGTGATGGATGGCATTGGTGAATTGTTAGCGGAAGTGCAAGTGGAAGCGACGTTTCCCGATGGCACAAAATTAGTCACGGTTCATAATCCCATTCGTTCGTGA
- a CDS encoding GDSL-type esterase/lipase family protein produces the protein MLFVSAAMSHHGLLALSLLAQGTVADLGDGLLTVPKIDELDPPVPQAFSEQSWAQIVEEVLDDLPKVDEFQPRFSSVETWVSKSDLNQFEPFPSFSPQLPKAPAPLPWRPVSGMQLYQQRLAALQAGQIYTRLPADSFADRWAKATQHPTHQQWQGLLELEAKAIATGQGTNRLNVLVGDSLSVWFPHDQLPPGKLWLNQSVSGEATRHILKRLHFLNPTQPDRIFVLAGINDLRQGVTDEVIMQNWRTLVQTLRQNHPRSEIVLQSLLPTRLAAIPNERIRHLNGHLAAIAHQQGATYLNLYPLFTDDQGNLDRHLTTDGIHLSHQGYTIWQQALTDYENPQRLDRSYHATNVDGEMGRWRKPHKL, from the coding sequence GTGTTGTTCGTATCTGCTGCTATGAGTCACCATGGTTTATTGGCCCTCAGTCTACTGGCCCAAGGGACAGTAGCCGATCTGGGCGACGGACTTCTCACCGTTCCCAAAATTGATGAACTAGATCCTCCCGTACCCCAAGCATTCTCTGAACAGTCTTGGGCACAAATCGTTGAAGAAGTGTTGGACGATTTGCCCAAGGTTGATGAGTTTCAACCCCGGTTTAGCTCTGTGGAAACTTGGGTCTCTAAGTCAGATTTAAATCAATTTGAGCCGTTCCCTTCCTTCTCTCCTCAACTCCCGAAAGCCCCTGCGCCCCTTCCTTGGCGACCGGTATCGGGAATGCAACTCTATCAACAACGACTAGCAGCCTTGCAAGCGGGTCAAATCTATACTCGTCTGCCTGCTGATAGTTTTGCCGATCGCTGGGCAAAAGCCACCCAACACCCCACCCATCAACAATGGCAAGGGTTATTAGAGCTAGAAGCTAAGGCGATCGCCACCGGTCAAGGAACAAATCGCCTCAATGTCTTAGTGGGAGACTCCCTCAGCGTCTGGTTTCCCCATGACCAACTCCCCCCAGGCAAATTATGGCTCAATCAAAGTGTGTCCGGAGAAGCCACCCGGCACATTCTCAAACGGTTGCATTTTCTCAACCCCACCCAACCCGATCGCATCTTTGTCCTAGCTGGGATTAATGATTTACGTCAGGGAGTCACCGATGAGGTGATTATGCAAAACTGGCGCACCCTGGTGCAAACCTTGCGTCAAAACCATCCCCGCTCAGAAATCGTTCTCCAGTCCCTATTACCCACCCGGTTAGCCGCTATTCCTAATGAGCGTATTCGTCACCTCAATGGGCATTTAGCGGCGATCGCCCATCAACAAGGAGCCACCTATCTCAATCTCTATCCCCTATTTACCGACGACCAAGGCAACCTCGATCGCCACTTGACCACCGATGGCATTCACCTGAGTCACCAGGGTTACACCATTTGGCAACAAGCTCTCACCGACTATGAAAATCCGCAACGCTTAGATCGAAGCTATCATGCCACCAATGTAGATGGGGAGATGGGGAGATGGAGGAAGCCCCATAAGTTATGA
- a CDS encoding histidine kinase dimerization/phospho-acceptor domain-containing protein: MLTSEQRILVVYNILSDLETLLALLQESGYPVQTLSYRQGRSTKTLKDPPDLILIDRRGEHPADLAGIESLCRQAVNESIPMLAMTTLEDLMDHYSFYRDHQIDYILYTFEAEELLSRLETHLQVSDQFQDIQPQEEQGHFLSAIADYQPLQLTWIDRLNHEIRTPLHGILGHVQMLYSESDLTPQQHSHLRMIETCSHQVLESMHRILNPTDRENFREGQISDSQPSADAPLDASQVPPSHELMTLYQAAQIGDIEVIEEESWRLKRLNPGYSRFADRILELAQRFEDRAILKLICQCTPLEKRVS, from the coding sequence ATGCTGACTAGCGAACAACGTATTTTAGTGGTCTACAATATTTTAAGCGATTTAGAAACCCTCTTAGCTCTTTTGCAAGAGAGTGGTTATCCAGTCCAAACCCTATCCTATAGACAGGGAAGATCTACCAAAACCTTGAAAGATCCCCCTGATTTAATCTTGATCGATCGCCGGGGTGAGCATCCAGCCGATCTCGCTGGCATCGAGTCCTTATGTCGTCAAGCTGTCAATGAATCCATTCCGATGCTGGCAATGACCACCCTAGAAGATTTAATGGATCATTATTCTTTTTATCGCGATCATCAAATCGATTATATACTCTACACCTTTGAAGCCGAAGAATTATTATCGCGGTTAGAAACCCATCTACAAGTTTCCGATCAATTCCAAGACATTCAGCCCCAAGAAGAACAGGGTCATTTCCTTTCTGCGATCGCCGATTACCAACCCCTACAACTCACCTGGATCGATCGTCTCAATCATGAGATTCGCACGCCCTTGCATGGTATTTTAGGTCATGTGCAAATGCTCTATAGCGAGTCAGATCTAACACCACAACAACACTCTCACTTACGCATGATTGAAACCTGTAGTCATCAGGTTTTGGAAAGTATGCATCGGATACTTAATCCTACGGATCGGGAAAATTTTAGGGAAGGTCAGATTTCAGATTCTCAACCCTCAGCAGACGCTCCTTTAGATGCTTCCCAGGTTCCTCCGAGTCATGAACTGATGACCCTATATCAGGCGGCTCAAATTGGGGATATTGAGGTGATTGAGGAAGAAAGTTGGCGGCTCAAACGTTTGAATCCTGGTTATTCCCGGTTTGCCGATCGCATTCTAGAGTTGGCCCAACGGTTTGAAGACCGGGCGATCCTGAAGCTGATTTGCCAATGTACTCCCCTAGAAAAACGGGTCAGTTAA
- the rpsN gene encoding 30S ribosomal protein S14, giving the protein MAKKGMIEREKNRQRLVQKYAQKRQELIEQFRKADDPGEKFEIHRQIQRLPRNSAPSRLRNRCWATGRPRGYYRDFGLSRHMIREMAHEGLLPGVVKSSW; this is encoded by the coding sequence ATGGCTAAAAAGGGTATGATTGAGCGGGAAAAGAACCGTCAACGATTAGTACAGAAGTATGCTCAAAAGCGCCAAGAGTTAATTGAGCAGTTCCGTAAAGCTGACGATCCAGGGGAGAAGTTTGAGATCCATCGTCAAATCCAACGTCTGCCCCGCAATAGCGCTCCTAGTCGTTTGCGTAATCGCTGTTGGGCGACCGGTCGTCCCAGAGGATATTACCGCGATTTTGGCCTATCTCGCCATATGATTCGGGAAATGGCTCACGAGGGACTCTTGCCCGGTGTAGTCAAATCCAGTTGGTAG
- the aat gene encoding leucyl/phenylalanyl-tRNA--protein transferase, giving the protein MDYDIPLIIDGYRQGLFLMADDEDEEGSSTLGWYSSNARTLIPLDDRFRYPKSLQRVLNQNRFSVAINRDFEAVVEGCADRPSTWISPELKTIYYALHRAGWAHSFETWQEDTLAGGILGLAIGGAFIGESMFFRIPDGSKVAMVKLVEWLRDRHFLLFDAQMMNPHLARFGAYIITNSEYQKLLKNAIQQPCLFSP; this is encoded by the coding sequence ATGGATTATGATATCCCCTTAATTATTGACGGGTATCGCCAAGGCTTGTTCTTGATGGCTGATGATGAGGATGAAGAAGGTTCCTCAACTCTAGGCTGGTATTCGAGTAATGCTCGTACCCTAATCCCCCTCGACGATCGCTTCCGATATCCGAAATCCCTGCAACGAGTTCTGAATCAAAACCGCTTTTCCGTTGCCATTAACCGCGATTTTGAAGCCGTTGTCGAAGGGTGTGCCGATCGCCCCTCCACCTGGATTTCCCCAGAACTGAAAACCATTTATTACGCTCTCCACCGCGCTGGATGGGCCCATAGTTTTGAAACCTGGCAAGAGGATACTCTAGCTGGAGGCATTTTAGGCCTGGCTATTGGGGGAGCGTTTATTGGGGAATCCATGTTTTTTCGCATTCCCGATGGTTCTAAAGTAGCCATGGTTAAATTAGTGGAGTGGTTGCGCGATCGCCACTTTCTGCTTTTCGACGCGCAAATGATGAATCCCCACTTAGCCCGATTCGGCGCTTATATCATCACAAATTCAGAGTATCAAAAGTTACTCAAAAACGCGATACAACAGCCTTGTTTATTTTCCCCTTGA
- a CDS encoding polyribonucleotide nucleotidyltransferase — protein MVEIDKSISFDGRDIRLKVGILAPQAGGSVLIQSGDTAVLVTATRAEAREGIDFLPLLVDYEERLYAAGRVPGGFLRREGKPSEKAILTSRLIDRPLRPLFPSWLRDDIQVVATTLSMDDRVPPDILAVTGSSLAVMLAKIPFNGPMAAVRVGLVGDDFVINPTYTEVENGDLDLVVAGSPDGVIMVESGANQLPEQDIIEAIDFGYEAVCDLINAQRELMAEMGIDLVTEEPPAEDPTLTNFISDRTTEKIKGVLSQYDLDKPSRDRLLDEIKETEVSSAIAELAEDDPIRQAAEADEKAIGKTFKSLTKKLMRQQIVDEGVRVDGRKLDQVRPISCMVGLLPPRVHGSALFNRGLTQVMSIVTLGTSGDAQELDDLHPDAQKRYIHHYNFPPYSVGETKPMRSPGRREIGHGALAERAIMPILPPKEDFPYVIRVVSEVLSSNGSTSMGSVCGSTLSLMDAGVPILKPVSGAAMGLIKEGDEVRILTDIQGIEDFLGDMDFKVAGTDSGITALQLDMKITGLPVTIIADAIKQAKPARLHILENMLSTLSTPRESLSSYAPRLISFKIDPEKIGLVIGPGGKTIKGITEQTGAKVDIEDSGTVMVYSLDAEKAQQAQYLIESMTKTLTAGDVYLGKVTRIIPIGAFVELFPGKEGMIHISQLEDRRVGKVEDVVAVGDEVIVKVREIDNRGRINLTRLGIHPEEAEKARKDVKSF, from the coding sequence ATGGTAGAGATAGACAAGTCAATATCCTTTGACGGACGGGATATTCGGCTCAAAGTGGGAATTCTTGCGCCTCAAGCTGGTGGTTCAGTTCTGATCCAATCGGGAGATACAGCAGTATTAGTCACGGCAACTCGTGCCGAAGCACGGGAAGGAATCGATTTTCTACCCCTACTGGTTGACTATGAAGAGCGACTCTATGCTGCGGGACGAGTACCGGGTGGATTTTTGCGGCGAGAAGGAAAACCGTCAGAAAAAGCCATCTTAACCAGTCGCTTAATCGATCGCCCCCTGCGTCCCCTATTTCCTTCCTGGTTACGGGATGATATTCAAGTGGTAGCCACTACCCTGTCCATGGATGACCGGGTTCCCCCCGATATTTTAGCCGTCACGGGGTCATCTCTAGCCGTGATGTTAGCCAAAATCCCCTTTAACGGGCCCATGGCGGCGGTGCGGGTAGGCTTAGTGGGCGATGATTTTGTGATTAACCCCACCTATACAGAAGTGGAAAATGGCGACCTCGACCTGGTGGTAGCTGGCTCTCCCGATGGCGTGATTATGGTGGAATCAGGGGCAAATCAACTCCCGGAACAAGATATCATCGAGGCGATCGATTTTGGGTATGAAGCCGTTTGTGACTTAATTAATGCCCAACGGGAATTAATGGCGGAAATGGGCATCGATTTAGTCACCGAAGAACCGCCAGCAGAAGACCCCACCTTGACCAATTTTATTAGCGATCGCACCACGGAGAAAATTAAAGGGGTTCTCTCCCAATACGACCTGGATAAACCCAGCCGCGATCGACTCCTGGACGAAATTAAAGAAACCGAAGTATCCTCGGCGATCGCCGAATTAGCTGAAGATGACCCCATTCGTCAAGCCGCAGAAGCCGATGAGAAGGCGATCGGCAAAACCTTCAAAAGCTTGACCAAGAAACTCATGCGTCAGCAAATTGTGGATGAGGGAGTGCGCGTCGATGGGCGCAAACTTGATCAAGTCCGCCCCATCTCCTGCATGGTGGGACTCTTACCTCCCAGGGTTCACGGTAGCGCCCTTTTTAACCGAGGCCTCACCCAAGTGATGTCCATCGTTACCCTGGGAACCTCCGGCGATGCTCAAGAACTCGATGACCTGCATCCCGATGCCCAAAAACGCTATATCCATCACTACAACTTCCCTCCCTACTCTGTGGGAGAAACCAAACCCATGCGATCGCCCGGTCGTCGGGAAATTGGCCACGGCGCTCTCGCAGAACGGGCCATCATGCCCATATTACCGCCAAAAGAAGACTTCCCCTACGTGATTCGGGTCGTCTCCGAAGTCCTCTCCTCCAACGGCTCCACCTCCATGGGATCGGTCTGTGGTTCAACTCTGAGCCTCATGGATGCCGGTGTCCCCATTTTGAAGCCCGTCAGTGGGGCAGCCATGGGTCTGATTAAAGAAGGAGATGAAGTCCGCATCCTGACCGATATCCAAGGGATCGAAGACTTTCTCGGTGATATGGACTTTAAGGTAGCCGGTACAGACTCCGGAATTACCGCCCTGCAACTGGATATGAAAATCACAGGATTGCCCGTAACCATAATTGCGGATGCCATCAAACAAGCCAAACCCGCTCGGCTACATATCCTAGAAAACATGCTCTCTACCCTCAGCACCCCTCGCGAAAGTTTATCCTCCTATGCTCCTCGGTTAATTAGTTTCAAAATTGACCCAGAAAAAATTGGTTTGGTGATTGGCCCTGGAGGAAAAACCATCAAAGGCATTACCGAACAAACCGGAGCCAAAGTCGATATCGAGGATAGCGGCACGGTCATGGTCTACAGCTTGGATGCCGAAAAAGCCCAACAAGCCCAGTACCTGATTGAAAGCATGACTAAAACCCTCACAGCAGGGGATGTCTATCTGGGTAAAGTCACTCGCATTATTCCCATTGGCGCATTTGTAGAATTATTTCCCGGTAAAGAAGGGATGATCCATATTTCCCAGTTGGAAGATCGACGAGTGGGTAAAGTCGAAGATGTGGTCGCTGTCGGTGATGAAGTGATTGTTAAAGTCCGTGAAATTGATAATCGAGGACGCATCAATCTTACCCGTTTGGGGATTCATCCAGAGGAAGCAGAAAAAGCGAGAAAAGACGTTAAATCGTTTTAG